In Brevinematales bacterium, the sequence GGATATATCTTGTTACCTACCTGTCTCACTATTATATTACCCGCTCTTGCATACTCATTATCATACAACTTCACACCTAAACCTTTACCTCTACTCCTATCTTTTACATTAGGATCTTTAGCCATATAAGCCCTCCAAAAATTAATTCCTGTATTTTAAAAGATGAAAATCTAAACTTAAAACTTCAAAAAAGATCAAAATCTAGAATTTTGAAACCACAAAAAGCTAAAATACACTCCTACAGTTATCAAAAAAATTCTCTCCCACCAAATCCAAACAGAATTCTCTATATATCATGGAAATTATTCCTATATTCATTTATAACCTCTAATAATTGATCTTTAGTATTCACAACAAAAGGACCATATTTTATTATTTTCTCACCTACTGATTTAGCACTAGCAAAAATAATAATTGATTCATCAATAGCTAAAATATCCACAATACCTCTACTCAGAAAAGCAATATTTGAATGGGTTATACTTTCACTATTCAACTTTATTAAACCATCTGAAACTACGATAAAGGAAGTATGATGTTCTGGCACTACAAAACTTACCTTCTGGTTTTTACAAAGCTTTGCTAAAATGTATGTTGTAAGGTTCCTACTAAAATTCAAGTTTTTTTCATTTTTGTACTCTCCTGCAACTATATTTACAAGTACATCACCATCAACTACAACTTTATGTCTATACTTCTTATAGAAAGGTTCAGACATCTTCAAAGACGATAATACATTTATCCACATTTGGAATCCCCAAAGCAACTTTTGCTTAGAAAACAAAGGCATCTCTGAGTGTATTATTCCCCTTCCTGTATTCATAAATTGTATATCACCTTCTTCCATTACTTCAACAGTACCTTTTGAGTCACTATGTCGCAATTTACCAGAAAGCATATAAGTCATAACCTCAAAACCTGCATGTGGATGCGGTGGAAAACCTTTAGAATAACTTTCATAATCATCACTTTTGAACTCATCAAGAAGTAGAAAAGGATCAAAATAACTGTAAGTCTGTCCAATGTATCTCTTAACTTTAACTCCAGCTCCTTCCTCCAACTCCATAGCTCCTAGCATGAATTCAATATCTGAATACTTTCTCATGTTTAGTAATTTACAAAAAATATCACAAAATTCAAATTTTCAAACTTTTTACAAAATAGATGTTTTCAAAATTTGACTTTCTTAAATTTTTATTATAAAATTATAATGTACTTTTTGAGGTTATCTATGGATACATCATATAAAGTCGACAAGGAACTAGATATAAGAGGTTTAGTATGTCCTTTTACATATATTAAGTCAAAGTTGTTTATTGAAAGTGAAGTGAAATCTGGGGAAATTGTTAGAATAATAACAGATCATGAACCTGCTTCTAGAGATGTACCTAGAAGTTTTGTAGAAGATGGTCATGAGCATTTAGCAACTGAAGCGCAAGGTAACTTATGGATTATGTATTTTAAGAAAAGATAGGAGGATTGGGTATGGAAGAAAAGAAAAAAGACTCTTTATCAATAGTAGTTTTTACTGACGATTACGATAAAGCGATGG encodes:
- a CDS encoding bL27 family ribosomal protein, with the protein product MAKDPNVKDRSRGKGLGVKLYDNEYARAGNIIVRQVGNKIYPGENVGQGRDFTLFALKDGKVKFYMRKGKKYVKVVEV
- a CDS encoding pirin family protein, with translation MRKYSDIEFMLGAMELEEGAGVKVKRYIGQTYSYFDPFLLLDEFKSDDYESYSKGFPPHPHAGFEVMTYMLSGKLRHSDSKGTVEVMEEGDIQFMNTGRGIIHSEMPLFSKQKLLWGFQMWINVLSSLKMSEPFYKKYRHKVVVDGDVLVNIVAGEYKNEKNLNFSRNLTTYILAKLCKNQKVSFVVPEHHTSFIVVSDGLIKLNSESITHSNIAFLSRGIVDILAIDESIIIFASAKSVGEKIIKYGPFVVNTKDQLLEVINEYRNNFHDI
- a CDS encoding sulfurtransferase TusA family protein, whose translation is MDTSYKVDKELDIRGLVCPFTYIKSKLFIESEVKSGEIVRIITDHEPASRDVPRSFVEDGHEHLATEAQGNLWIMYFKKR